The following proteins are co-located in the Planococcus plakortidis genome:
- a CDS encoding DUF1292 domain-containing protein — protein sequence MEHGQEHITVVDEHGNEQLFEVLFTFESDDFGKSYVLYFPVGADEDEEGEIEIHASSFTENLDSEENVSGGELRPVETEEEWDMIEEMLNTFLEQEEENEEQ from the coding sequence ATGGAACATGGTCAAGAGCATATTACAGTAGTGGACGAGCACGGCAACGAGCAATTATTCGAAGTGTTGTTCACATTCGAATCGGATGATTTCGGGAAATCATACGTCTTGTACTTCCCGGTAGGGGCAGATGAAGACGAAGAAGGCGAGATCGAGATCCACGCATCATCCTTCACTGAAAACCTGGATTCCGAAGAGAACGTTTCCGGTGGGGAGCTTCGCCCGGTCGAAACGGAAGAGGAATGGGACATGATCGAAGAAATGCTCAACACTTTCCTTGAACAAGAAGAAGAAAACGAAGAGCAATAA
- the aroE gene encoding shikimate dehydrogenase, with product MKKWYAVIGDPISHSLSPYMHDHWFEKHGIDASYIPVHVEPKQLEQALRSMKLLGASGFNITLPHKQAAIPLLDELDETARIMNAVNTVALENGRYRGFNTDGDGFVRSLLSYPVDKDRALLVIGAGGAARGIVFALSRAGFTDITITNRTFRRAQELADETGSKAIVMADAEAHLSEFATIVQTTSVGLTEEALPLSLTHLGSGSVVADIIYNPLETPFLKEAKAKGCLVLNGVGMFVNQGAIAFEKWTGIRPDTEEMIQLITEKLGGNYVNR from the coding sequence ATGAAGAAATGGTATGCGGTCATCGGAGACCCGATCTCCCATTCACTATCGCCTTATATGCACGATCATTGGTTTGAAAAGCATGGCATCGATGCTTCCTATATTCCGGTGCACGTCGAGCCGAAACAGCTCGAACAGGCGCTTCGGTCGATGAAGTTGCTCGGGGCCAGCGGATTCAATATCACCTTGCCGCATAAACAGGCGGCGATCCCGCTTTTGGACGAACTGGATGAAACGGCGCGCATCATGAATGCGGTCAATACCGTCGCTTTGGAAAATGGGCGTTATAGAGGGTTCAATACAGATGGCGATGGGTTTGTCCGTTCGCTCTTAAGTTATCCCGTCGACAAAGACCGCGCGTTGCTGGTCATCGGTGCAGGAGGGGCGGCGCGGGGCATCGTTTTCGCGCTCTCGCGTGCCGGCTTTACGGACATCACCATCACCAACCGCACTTTCCGCAGGGCGCAGGAACTGGCGGATGAAACCGGCAGCAAGGCGATCGTAATGGCCGATGCAGAGGCGCATTTAAGCGAATTCGCTACGATTGTCCAGACCACTTCGGTCGGTTTGACAGAAGAAGCCTTGCCGCTGTCCTTGACGCATCTCGGAAGCGGTTCGGTCGTGGCGGATATCATCTACAACCCGCTCGAAACACCGTTTTTGAAAGAGGCGAAAGCGAAAGGCTGCCTCGTGCTGAACGGTGTCGGCATGTTCGTCAACCAGGGCGCCATCGCGTTCGAGAAATGGACAGGCATCCGTCCGGATACAGAAGAAATGATTCAATTGATAACGGAAAAACTAGGAGGCAATTATGTTAACAGGTAA
- a CDS encoding nicotinate-nucleotide adenylyltransferase, which translates to MKKRKIGILGGTFNPPHFGHLIMANEAYYALGLDEVRFMPNAIAPHKESSGIDTKTRVMMTHLAIDGHDHFRLEDIEVSNGGVSYTFETMAKLTDREPGCEFYFIIGGDMVESLHTWHRIGELAELVQFVGIGRPGYKAETDYPVLMIDSPEMHLSSTMLRERVLAGRPLTFFVPEQVETFIRKERLYGPEPDAPKSEGTPS; encoded by the coding sequence GTGAAAAAACGCAAGATCGGTATTCTCGGCGGCACGTTCAACCCGCCGCATTTCGGCCATTTGATCATGGCGAATGAAGCCTATTACGCATTGGGCCTGGATGAAGTGCGTTTCATGCCGAACGCGATCGCCCCCCATAAGGAATCGAGCGGCATCGATACAAAAACGCGTGTCATGATGACGCACCTTGCCATAGACGGGCATGACCATTTCCGCCTGGAAGACATTGAAGTGTCGAACGGCGGTGTCTCGTATACATTTGAGACGATGGCCAAATTGACCGACCGCGAACCGGGATGCGAATTTTATTTCATCATCGGCGGGGACATGGTCGAAAGTTTGCATACATGGCATCGCATCGGCGAGCTGGCCGAATTGGTCCAGTTTGTCGGCATCGGCCGGCCGGGCTATAAAGCTGAAACGGATTACCCTGTCTTGATGATCGATTCCCCAGAAATGCATCTGTCGTCGACGATGCTGCGGGAGCGCGTATTGGCGGGCCGGCCATTGACTTTCTTCGTACCTGAACAAGTGGAAACTTTCATCCGGAAGGAGCGATTATATGGACCCGAGCCTGATGCTCCAAAAAGTGAAGGAACGCCTTCCTGA
- a CDS encoding YqeG family HAD IIIA-type phosphatase translates to MLCVYRYFIPRQYVKEVFDITPESLKEKGVLGIITDLDNTLVEWDRPEATPRLIEWLKSMKDAGIQVVIVSNNNEMRVKSFADPLGIPFIHQARKPMGKAFRKALKIMSVKREQVVVIGDQMLTDIFGGNRNKLHTILVLPVAQSDGFFTRFNRMVERRIMKRLKDKGQLMWEEEN, encoded by the coding sequence TTGTTATGTGTGTATCGATATTTTATTCCAAGGCAGTACGTTAAAGAAGTGTTTGACATTACGCCAGAGTCATTAAAAGAAAAAGGGGTGCTCGGGATCATCACCGACCTCGACAATACATTGGTCGAATGGGACCGCCCTGAAGCGACGCCGCGCCTGATCGAATGGCTGAAATCGATGAAAGATGCGGGCATCCAGGTAGTCATCGTTTCCAATAATAACGAGATGCGCGTCAAATCATTCGCTGACCCTCTCGGCATCCCGTTTATCCACCAGGCAAGAAAGCCGATGGGCAAAGCTTTCCGGAAAGCTTTGAAGATCATGAGCGTCAAACGGGAACAAGTCGTCGTCATCGGCGACCAGATGCTGACCGATATTTTCGGCGGCAACCGCAATAAGCTCCATACGATCCTGGTGTTGCCGGTCGCGCAATCGGACGGCTTCTTTACGCGTTTCAACCGCATGGTAGAGCGCCGGATCATGAAACGATTGAAAGATAAAGGACAATTGATGTGGGAGGAAGAAAATTGA
- the mtnN gene encoding 5'-methylthioadenosine/S-adenosylhomocysteine nucleosidase — protein sequence MRIGVIGAMEEEVELLRNQLANISVREIANSEFTTGTYKGQELILLKSGIGKVNAAMTTTILMQEYKPDLVLNIGSAGGFDEELEVGAVVISGEVRHHDVDATVFGYELGQVPQMPAAYTANKELIELAVQAVDEIGEHQHAVGLIATGDSFMSDPARVALVKRQFPEIKAAEMEAAAVAQVCFQYDTAFVVIRALSDIAGKESSVSFDEFLPVAAKHSTEIVLRVIEKMLQRV from the coding sequence ATGAGAATCGGTGTAATCGGCGCAATGGAAGAGGAAGTTGAACTGTTGCGCAATCAATTAGCGAATATTTCCGTCCGTGAAATCGCCAATAGCGAATTCACTACAGGTACATACAAAGGGCAGGAATTGATCCTGTTGAAAAGTGGCATCGGCAAAGTCAATGCGGCGATGACGACCACGATCCTGATGCAAGAGTACAAACCGGACCTCGTCTTGAATATCGGTTCTGCCGGCGGCTTTGACGAAGAGCTGGAAGTCGGCGCGGTGGTCATTTCCGGTGAAGTGCGCCACCACGATGTAGATGCGACCGTCTTCGGCTACGAACTCGGGCAAGTGCCGCAAATGCCGGCCGCCTACACGGCGAACAAGGAATTGATCGAACTTGCCGTCCAAGCGGTCGATGAGATCGGTGAACATCAGCATGCAGTCGGGCTTATCGCAACAGGGGATTCATTCATGAGCGATCCCGCGCGCGTGGCATTGGTAAAACGGCAATTCCCGGAAATCAAGGCAGCGGAAATGGAAGCGGCGGCGGTGGCCCAGGTTTGTTTCCAATACGATACGGCCTTTGTCGTCATCCGCGCCCTATCGGATATCGCCGGCAAGGAATCTTCGGTATCATTCGATGAGTTCCTCCCGGTTGCCGCCAAGCATTCGACGGAAATCGTCCTGCGCGTCATCGAAAAAATGCTCCAGCGCGTATAA
- a CDS encoding phosphatidylserine decarboxylase: MKRWMYQSMIELGNGKTSSAALKRFAQSAISRKAIPGFINAYKIDLGDVDRPSGRYTSLHDFFTRSLKAGTRPVAGADLVSPVDGRVEVHGAIQEGSRFQVKGIGYSLAELLGSEQMAERYANGQYAILYLSPADYHRIHSPADGEVLKQYMLGDKSYPVNRLGLTYGKSPISGNRRLITELKTPHGQVLVVKVGAMYVNSIELTEFGKVWKKGGEVAHFSFGSTVALFFESGHLQFDAKIHDGDRIKVGEPLAYMV; encoded by the coding sequence ATGAAAAGATGGATGTATCAATCGATGATCGAATTGGGCAACGGAAAAACAAGTTCTGCTGCGTTGAAACGCTTTGCCCAATCAGCCATCAGCCGAAAAGCAATCCCCGGATTCATCAATGCCTATAAAATCGATCTCGGCGACGTCGACCGCCCGAGCGGCAGATACACAAGCTTGCACGACTTCTTTACGCGCAGCCTGAAAGCTGGTACTCGGCCGGTTGCCGGTGCCGATTTGGTCTCCCCGGTCGACGGGCGTGTCGAGGTCCATGGCGCAATCCAGGAAGGCAGCCGGTTTCAAGTCAAAGGCATCGGTTATTCTCTCGCTGAACTGCTCGGCAGCGAACAGATGGCTGAGCGCTATGCAAATGGCCAGTACGCAATTCTCTATCTATCCCCTGCAGACTATCACCGCATCCATAGCCCGGCAGACGGTGAAGTCTTGAAGCAATATATGCTTGGCGACAAATCCTATCCGGTCAATCGGCTTGGCCTGACGTACGGGAAATCGCCGATCAGCGGCAACCGCCGTCTCATCACTGAACTGAAAACCCCTCATGGTCAAGTATTGGTCGTGAAAGTCGGGGCGATGTATGTCAACTCCATCGAATTGACGGAGTTCGGGAAGGTTTGGAAAAAAGGCGGGGAAGTCGCTCATTTCAGCTTCGGTTCAACGGTCGCGTTATTCTTTGAAAGCGGACATCTGCAATTCGATGCGAAAATCCATGACGGCGACCGGATCAAGGTGGGAGAACCCCTTGCATATATGGTATAA
- the pssA gene encoding CDP-diacylglycerol--serine O-phosphatidyltransferase: MILIDKMDYTIKRLKSQAANTLTIGNMVFGGASLMATLNGYYSYSVLFIFIAAFLDRFDGMVARKYNQESELGKQLDSMGDIISFGVAPALLIHQLALQDFGLAGMVFTVIYISCGAFRLARFNITESNGYFTGLPITAAGTVLTLSYFGFGYWSPAVYMFILLISSFLMISTFSLRKL; the protein is encoded by the coding sequence TTGATATTGATCGACAAAATGGATTACACCATCAAACGGCTGAAAAGCCAGGCAGCCAACACTTTGACAATCGGCAATATGGTGTTCGGCGGCGCCTCATTGATGGCGACTTTGAACGGATACTATAGCTACAGTGTGCTCTTTATATTCATTGCTGCATTTTTGGATCGTTTTGACGGCATGGTCGCGAGAAAATACAATCAGGAATCCGAACTCGGCAAACAACTGGATTCCATGGGAGATATCATTTCGTTCGGCGTGGCACCGGCATTGCTGATCCATCAGCTCGCTTTGCAGGATTTCGGATTGGCCGGCATGGTATTCACCGTTATCTACATTTCGTGCGGCGCATTCCGCTTGGCACGCTTCAATATTACCGAATCGAATGGCTATTTCACCGGCTTGCCGATCACCGCAGCCGGAACTGTGCTAACTTTGTCATATTTCGGGTTCGGCTATTGGTCGCCTGCTGTCTATATGTTCATCCTGTTGATTTCTTCATTTTTGATGATCAGCACATTTTCATTGAGGAAATTATAA
- the yqeH gene encoding ribosome biogenesis GTPase YqeH — protein MTEMPYCIGCGVQIQTERKDDIGYAPPSSLDKEEIICQRCFRLKNYNELQPVSLTDDDFLRILNGLGERKGLIVKIVDIFDFNGSWLPGLHRFVGNNQILLIANKADLLPKSVKEKKLINWMKQESRKLGLNPIDILAVSAHKGTGVAEAMDAIEQYRDGGDVYVVGCTNVGKSTFINRVIKQATGEGDVITTSHFPGTTLDMIGIPLDDERSLFDTPGIINHHQLAHHLHTEDLKAIMPKKEIKPRVFQLNPEQTLFIGGLARFDFISGKRSSFTVHAANSLNIHRTKLENADDLYEQHLGGMLAPPSAEYKEDFPELVRHEFRIKEGKTDIVFSGLGWITVQHDDVTVAAHAPKGVEVIVRPSLI, from the coding sequence TTGACAGAAATGCCATATTGCATCGGTTGCGGTGTACAGATCCAGACAGAGCGGAAAGACGATATCGGCTATGCGCCGCCGTCTTCACTCGATAAAGAGGAAATCATCTGCCAGCGCTGCTTCCGCTTGAAAAACTACAATGAATTGCAGCCGGTGTCCTTGACGGACGATGATTTCCTGCGCATTTTGAACGGCCTTGGGGAACGTAAAGGGCTGATCGTGAAAATCGTCGATATTTTCGACTTCAACGGCAGTTGGCTGCCGGGGCTGCACCGCTTTGTCGGAAACAATCAGATTTTGCTCATCGCCAATAAAGCGGATTTACTTCCGAAATCGGTCAAAGAGAAAAAATTGATCAATTGGATGAAACAGGAGTCGCGTAAATTGGGCTTGAACCCGATTGATATCCTGGCTGTCTCCGCCCATAAAGGGACGGGCGTCGCAGAAGCGATGGACGCGATCGAACAATACCGCGATGGCGGCGACGTTTACGTGGTCGGCTGTACGAATGTCGGAAAATCGACCTTCATCAACCGGGTCATCAAGCAGGCGACGGGAGAAGGCGATGTCATCACGACGTCCCATTTCCCGGGAACTACGCTTGATATGATCGGCATCCCGCTTGACGATGAGCGTTCGTTATTCGACACCCCAGGCATCATCAACCACCATCAGTTGGCGCATCACCTGCATACTGAAGATCTCAAGGCGATCATGCCGAAAAAAGAGATCAAGCCGCGCGTGTTCCAATTGAACCCTGAACAGACTTTGTTCATCGGCGGCTTGGCGCGTTTTGATTTCATCAGCGGAAAACGTTCATCGTTCACGGTGCATGCTGCAAATTCCTTGAATATCCACCGGACCAAACTGGAAAACGCAGATGACTTATATGAACAGCATCTGGGCGGCATGCTTGCCCCGCCATCCGCTGAATATAAGGAAGATTTCCCTGAACTGGTGCGTCATGAATTCCGCATCAAAGAAGGTAAGACGGATATCGTCTTTTCCGGGCTCGGCTGGATTACGGTCCAGCACGATGACGTGACGGTCGCTGCCCACGCGCCAAAAGGGGTAGAAGTCATCGTCCGCCCATCGCTCATATAG
- a CDS encoding O-methyltransferase, whose amino-acid sequence MPDTTIEALFETMRSYAAAHHVPIMEEQGIGELLELLRQQQPQRLLELGTAIGYSALRMADALPDVTIDTIERDEERHEKALGYIRESGLENRVRAICADALELDIDELTPYYDAMFIDAAKGQYERFFNKYEGLLSPGGIIYCDNMSMHGMAEQPIKEVPRRKRTMIRNIRSFRKNMDEHPGFDCELLPVGDGLLVCRKK is encoded by the coding sequence ATGCCCGATACAACAATAGAAGCTTTATTCGAAACAATGCGCTCCTATGCAGCGGCGCATCATGTGCCGATCATGGAAGAGCAAGGCATCGGTGAGTTGCTGGAGTTGCTCCGGCAGCAACAGCCGCAACGCTTGCTCGAACTGGGCACGGCGATCGGCTATTCGGCGCTCCGCATGGCCGACGCCCTGCCTGATGTCACCATCGATACGATCGAACGGGATGAAGAGCGCCATGAAAAAGCGCTTGGGTACATCCGGGAATCAGGCCTGGAAAACCGTGTGCGGGCCATATGCGCGGATGCGCTCGAACTGGACATCGATGAATTGACGCCGTATTATGACGCCATGTTCATCGATGCCGCAAAGGGGCAATATGAGCGTTTCTTCAATAAATATGAAGGCCTGCTGTCCCCGGGCGGCATCATCTATTGCGACAATATGTCGATGCACGGCATGGCGGAACAACCGATCAAGGAAGTGCCGAGGCGCAAACGCACGATGATCCGCAACATCCGTTCGTTCCGCAAGAATATGGATGAACATCCCGGATTCGACTGCGAGCTTCTACCGGTCGGCGACGGGCTTCTCGTCTGCAGGAAAAAATGA
- the yhbY gene encoding ribosome assembly RNA-binding protein YhbY has product MLTGKQKRFLRSEAHHLDPIFQVGKGGVNEAMLVQIGEALEKRELVKVSILQNNEDGKHEVAQHLAEGTKSELVQLIGHTVVLYKASVNNKRIELP; this is encoded by the coding sequence ATGTTAACAGGTAAACAGAAACGTTTTTTAAGAAGTGAAGCGCATCATTTGGACCCGATTTTCCAGGTCGGAAAAGGTGGCGTCAATGAAGCGATGCTCGTGCAAATCGGGGAAGCCCTTGAAAAGCGTGAACTCGTAAAAGTCAGCATCCTGCAGAACAACGAAGATGGCAAGCACGAAGTGGCGCAACATTTGGCGGAGGGAACGAAATCGGAATTGGTGCAGTTGATCGGCCATACCGTCGTATTGTATAAAGCGTCCGTCAACAATAAACGGATTGAGCTTCCGTGA
- the ruvX gene encoding Holliday junction resolvase RuvX has protein sequence MRIMGLDVGSKTIGVAISDALGWTAQGIETVKIDEAKGEFGLERLGELIKEYKVTEAVVGYPKNMNNSVGPRAEASEKFAALLKEGYDIPVVLWDERLTTMAAEKMLISADVSRKNRKKVIDKMAAVMILQGYLDSKK, from the coding sequence ATGCGAATTATGGGATTGGATGTCGGTTCCAAAACGATCGGAGTGGCGATCAGCGATGCGCTTGGCTGGACAGCCCAAGGCATCGAAACCGTCAAGATCGACGAGGCGAAAGGCGAGTTCGGGCTTGAGCGCCTTGGTGAATTGATCAAGGAATACAAAGTAACAGAAGCGGTCGTGGGCTATCCGAAGAACATGAACAACTCAGTCGGGCCACGGGCCGAAGCTTCCGAAAAGTTTGCAGCATTGCTGAAAGAAGGATATGATATACCGGTAGTGCTTTGGGATGAACGGCTGACGACGATGGCGGCGGAGAAAATGTTGATTTCTGCCGATGTCAGCCGGAAAAACCGCAAAAAAGTAATCGACAAGATGGCTGCAGTGATGATCTTGCAAGGCTATCTTGATTCAAAAAAATGA
- a CDS encoding IreB family regulatory phosphoprotein: protein MSSFDRTMKFDSSDESMEQDVKQVMLQVHEALEEKGYNPINQIVGYLLSGDPAYIPRHQDARNMIRKLERDEILEELVKFYIKKNNEE, encoded by the coding sequence GTGAGCTCATTTGATCGCACGATGAAATTCGATTCATCCGATGAATCGATGGAGCAGGACGTAAAGCAGGTCATGCTGCAAGTCCATGAGGCTCTAGAGGAAAAAGGCTATAACCCGATCAACCAGATCGTCGGGTATCTACTTTCAGGTGATCCGGCTTATATCCCTCGCCACCAGGATGCCCGGAACATGATCCGGAAACTGGAGCGGGATGAAATTTTGGAAGAACTGGTGAAGTTCTATATCAAAAAGAATAACGAGGAATAA
- the greA gene encoding transcription elongation factor GreA, whose translation MANDKQFPMTAAGKQKLEDELDYLKTVKRKEVVERIKVARSFGDLSENSEYDSAKEDQAFVEGRISTLESMIRNAVIINEEEAGNDVVRLGKTVTFMEIPDGEEEAYTIVGSAEADPLEGRISNDSPIAKSMLGCTVGDRVKVLTPGGEMEVKIVSIN comes from the coding sequence ATGGCAAACGATAAACAATTTCCGATGACAGCTGCCGGAAAGCAGAAGTTGGAAGATGAACTGGATTATTTGAAGACGGTCAAACGCAAAGAAGTGGTGGAACGCATCAAGGTGGCAAGAAGCTTCGGGGACTTGTCCGAGAACTCGGAATATGATTCTGCCAAAGAAGACCAAGCCTTTGTTGAAGGGCGCATTTCTACATTGGAATCCATGATCCGCAATGCGGTCATTATAAATGAAGAGGAAGCTGGCAACGATGTTGTCCGCCTCGGGAAAACGGTTACGTTTATGGAAATTCCAGACGGCGAGGAAGAAGCATACACAATCGTCGGTTCTGCAGAAGCGGACCCGTTGGAAGGCCGGATTTCCAACGACTCGCCGATCGCGAAAAGCATGCTTGGCTGCACTGTCGGAGACCGCGTCAAAGTATTGACGCCAGGCGGGGAAATGGAAGTCAAGATCGTTTCGATCAATTGA
- the mltG gene encoding endolytic transglycosylase MltG: protein MEKQSKKDVMFDRMKEKKKEVRVVRRIVLIVALVLLLVVAVAGWQAYSYVTGALEPVDPDSEEVIEVEVPIGSNLDSIAALLEENGVIKDARIYKYYVKFKNESEFQAGSYGLTQSMTLDEITQSLKTGKVYHEPLYTINVPEGLTLEEIAERVIAEKTDYTAEQFMEQVQDEAYIDELMTKYPDLLTEEIKGENVRYALEGYLFPATYPVYEENPSLTLLIEQMLDATKANIEPYQSVLQEQEKSPHWLLTFASLLEEEATAKSDRQTIASVFYNRMDQDMPLQTDPTVIYAMGEHKDRLFNSDYEFEHPYSTYTNKGLPPGPIASAGASSIEAVLDPNQTDYLYFLADSEGNNYFSTSYEQHLQYRDEHIGN from the coding sequence GTGGAAAAGCAGTCAAAGAAAGATGTCATGTTCGACAGGATGAAGGAAAAGAAAAAAGAAGTGAGAGTCGTGCGGCGCATTGTGCTGATCGTCGCGCTCGTCTTGCTTCTGGTCGTCGCGGTGGCCGGCTGGCAAGCCTATAGCTATGTCACGGGCGCGCTCGAGCCTGTCGATCCCGACTCCGAAGAAGTCATCGAAGTCGAAGTGCCGATCGGTTCCAACCTGGACAGCATTGCCGCATTGCTTGAAGAGAACGGCGTCATCAAGGATGCCCGGATCTATAAGTATTACGTCAAGTTCAAGAATGAATCGGAATTCCAGGCTGGCAGCTATGGCTTGACCCAATCGATGACATTGGACGAAATTACGCAAAGTTTGAAAACCGGGAAAGTTTACCATGAACCTTTGTATACGATCAACGTTCCGGAAGGGCTGACGCTGGAAGAAATTGCCGAGCGTGTGATTGCGGAAAAAACGGATTACACCGCAGAGCAGTTTATGGAACAAGTACAGGATGAGGCCTATATTGACGAATTGATGACCAAATACCCCGATTTACTGACAGAGGAAATCAAGGGGGAAAACGTCAGATATGCGCTTGAGGGCTATCTGTTCCCTGCGACTTATCCGGTATACGAAGAGAATCCTTCGCTTACCTTGTTGATCGAGCAGATGCTCGATGCGACAAAAGCGAATATCGAACCATATCAAAGCGTCTTGCAGGAGCAGGAAAAGTCGCCGCATTGGCTATTGACTTTCGCTTCGCTATTGGAAGAGGAGGCGACGGCCAAATCCGATCGCCAAACCATCGCGAGCGTGTTCTACAACCGCATGGACCAAGACATGCCGCTTCAGACAGACCCGACCGTCATCTATGCGATGGGCGAGCACAAGGACCGTTTGTTCAACTCGGATTACGAGTTCGAACACCCTTACAGCACCTATACGAATAAAGGATTGCCGCCCGGGCCGATCGCTTCTGCCGGCGCATCTTCCATCGAAGCGGTGCTCGATCCGAACCAGACGGATTACCTGTACTTCCTGGCTGACTCGGAAGGCAATAACTACTTCTCGACCAGCTACGAACAGCATCTTCAATACCGCGATGAACATATCGGAAATTGA
- a CDS encoding YrrS family protein, producing MANEEKPYPSRLNKNKNNKNRSNSILNIMIALVFTLVLIIGATLLFGGGDDSADRQLEETSPETESQTSGDDDPQVTAEENDLEAKEKAEEEAKAEEEAAKKEAEEKEKEEEEETKGGTITREESNDPIVSETIVNTSWEPIGTSQSGDHVSSYQKNSVDWNEKIEAVTYATGLSQNDMYVMMVQNGGGPQKSIATVQSKDQSEKYRVYLEWVDGEGWKPEKMDVLKTLDGAY from the coding sequence ATGGCTAACGAAGAAAAACCGTATCCCTCTCGTTTGAATAAGAACAAGAACAATAAAAATCGTTCGAATTCCATCCTGAATATCATGATCGCCTTAGTATTCACTTTGGTGCTTATCATCGGGGCAACATTGCTATTCGGAGGCGGCGATGATTCAGCAGATCGTCAATTAGAGGAAACATCGCCGGAAACGGAAAGCCAAACGAGCGGGGATGATGATCCGCAAGTGACAGCAGAGGAAAACGACCTTGAAGCTAAAGAGAAAGCTGAAGAGGAAGCCAAGGCTGAAGAAGAAGCAGCGAAAAAAGAAGCTGAAGAAAAAGAAAAAGAAGAGGAAGAAGAGACCAAAGGCGGGACCATCACACGGGAGGAATCCAACGATCCGATCGTCAGTGAAACCATCGTCAATACAAGCTGGGAGCCTATCGGCACAAGCCAAAGCGGCGACCACGTCTCTTCCTACCAGAAAAACTCGGTAGATTGGAACGAAAAAATTGAAGCGGTCACGTATGCTACCGGATTATCGCAAAACGACATGTATGTCATGATGGTCCAAAACGGCGGCGGCCCGCAAAAATCCATCGCGACAGTCCAGTCGAAAGACCAATCCGAGAAGTATCGCGTCTATCTCGAGTGGGTAGACGGTGAAGGTTGGAAACCTGAGAAAATGGATGTACTCAAAACGCTGGACGGCGCCTATTAA
- the udk gene encoding uridine kinase, whose product MSKNRPVVIGIAGGSGSGKTSVTNSIYEVFKEHSVVVIEQDYYYKDQSHLEFEERLETNYDHPLAFDTELLIKHVNELLERRAIEKPIYNYALHTRAEESVLIEPKDVIILEGILVLEDERLRELMDIKLFVDTDADLRIIRRLMRDINERGRTIDSVIEQYLTVVRPMHNQFIEPTKRYADVIIPEGGQNEVAIDLMVTKIKTILE is encoded by the coding sequence ATGTCTAAAAACAGACCGGTCGTCATCGGCATCGCTGGCGGTTCAGGATCAGGCAAGACCAGTGTCACCAATTCCATCTATGAAGTATTCAAAGAGCATTCCGTAGTGGTCATCGAACAGGATTATTATTATAAAGACCAAAGCCACCTCGAGTTCGAAGAGCGCCTCGAGACCAACTATGACCATCCGCTCGCGTTCGACACAGAGTTATTGATCAAGCATGTCAATGAATTGCTCGAACGCCGCGCAATCGAAAAACCGATCTATAATTACGCCTTGCACACCCGTGCCGAAGAAAGCGTACTGATCGAACCGAAAGACGTCATCATCCTCGAAGGCATACTCGTCCTTGAAGACGAACGGCTGCGTGAGTTGATGGACATCAAATTATTCGTCGACACTGATGCGGACCTCCGCATCATCAGGCGCTTGATGCGCGACATCAACGAACGCGGGCGTACCATCGATTCGGTCATCGAGCAATATTTGACGGTCGTGCGCCCGATGCACAACCAATTCATCGAACCGACAAAGCGCTATGCGGACGTCATCATCCCGGAAGGCGGGCAAAACGAAGTCGCAATCGATTTAATGGTTACAAAAATTAAAACAATTCTTGAATAG